Proteins from a single region of Streptococcus mitis:
- the thiD gene encoding bifunctional hydroxymethylpyrimidine kinase/phosphomethylpyrimidine kinase, whose protein sequence is MTYLPVALTIAGTDPSGGAGIMADLKSFQARDVYGMAVVTSLVAQNTRGVQLIEHVSPQMLKSQLDSVFSDIKPQAVKTGMLATTEIMEIIQPYLKKLDCPYVLDPVMVATSGDTLIDTSARTYLKTNLLPLATIITPNLPEAEEIVGFSIHDPEDMQRAGRLILKEFGPQSVVIKGGHLEGGAKDFLFTKEDQFVWESPRIQTCHTHGTGCTFAAVITAELAKGKSLYQAVDKAKAFITKAIQDAPQLGHGSGPVNHTSFKD, encoded by the coding sequence ATGACTTATTTACCCGTTGCTTTGACCATTGCAGGGACTGACCCTAGTGGTGGTGCTGGCATTATGGCTGACTTAAAGTCGTTCCAAGCTAGAGATGTCTATGGAATGGCCGTTGTGACCAGTCTTGTCGCTCAAAATACCAGAGGCGTTCAATTAATCGAGCACGTTTCTCCTCAAATGTTGAAATCTCAATTGGACAGTGTCTTTTCGGATATCAAGCCTCAGGCTGTAAAAACTGGGATGTTGGCAACTACCGAAATCATGGAAATCATCCAGCCCTATCTTAAAAAGCTGGACTGTCCATACGTCCTTGACCCTGTTATGGTCGCTACGAGCGGAGATACCCTGATTGATACCAGTGCCAGAACTTACCTAAAAACAAACCTACTTCCCCTTGCAACTATTATTACACCCAATCTTCCTGAGGCAGAAGAGATTGTTGGTTTTTCAATCCATGATCCTGAAGACATGCAGCGTGCTGGTCGCCTGATTTTAAAAGAATTTGGTCCTCAGTCTGTTGTTATTAAAGGTGGGCATCTCGAAGGCGGTGCTAAGGATTTCCTCTTTACCAAGGAGGACCAATTTGTCTGGGAAAGTCCACGAATTCAAACCTGTCACACCCATGGTACTGGATGTACCTTTGCTGCAGTGATTACTGCTGAACTAGCCAAGGGAAAAAGCCTTTATCAGGCAGTTGATAAGGCCAAGGCCTTTATCACGAAAGCCATCCAAGACGCCCCTCAACTCGGTCATGGTTCTGGCCCAGTCAACCATACAAGTTTTAAAGATTAA
- a CDS encoding hydroxyethylthiazole kinase — protein MQAFTNPFPLATTSLIHCITNEISCEMLANGILALGCKPVTADDPREVLDFTKQSQALFINLGHLSAEKEKAIRMAASYAAQVSLPMVVDAVGVTASSIRKSLVKDLLDYRPTVLKGNMSEIRSLVGLKHHGVGVDASAKDQETEDLLQVLKDWCQTYPGMSFLVTGPKDLIVSKNQVAVLGNGCAELDWITGTGDLVGALTAVFLSQGKTAFEASCLAVSYLNISAERIVVQGMGLEEFRYQVLNKLSLLKRDENWLDGIKGDIYE, from the coding sequence ATGCAGGCATTTACAAATCCTTTTCCTCTGGCAACGACTTCCCTCATTCACTGCATTACCAATGAAATTTCTTGTGAGATGCTGGCAAATGGGATTTTGGCACTGGGATGCAAACCTGTCACGGCAGATGATCCCCGTGAGGTTCTTGATTTTACTAAGCAAAGCCAGGCACTCTTCATCAATTTGGGGCATTTGTCAGCTGAGAAGGAAAAAGCAATCCGTATGGCAGCTTCTTATGCAGCTCAAGTTTCTCTTCCAATGGTGGTAGATGCGGTTGGTGTAACAGCTTCATCCATTCGTAAGAGCTTAGTTAAAGACCTTTTAGATTATAGACCTACGGTCCTTAAAGGAAATATGTCGGAAATCCGAAGTCTTGTTGGCTTAAAACACCACGGTGTTGGGGTCGATGCGAGTGCTAAAGATCAAGAAACTGAGGATTTACTTCAAGTCTTGAAAGACTGGTGTCAGACCTATCCAGGTATGTCATTCTTAGTCACAGGCCCCAAGGACCTAATCGTTTCGAAGAATCAGGTCGCTGTACTGGGAAATGGCTGTGCAGAATTAGACTGGATAACAGGGACAGGAGACTTGGTTGGAGCCTTGACAGCCGTTTTTCTCAGCCAAGGAAAGACTGCCTTTGAAGCTTCTTGCCTAGCGGTTTCTTATCTCAATATCTCTGCTGAGAGAATAGTTGTTCAAGGAATGGGATTGGAAGAATTTCGTTATCAAGTTCTCAATAAGCTCTCTCTTCTAAAAAGAGATGAAAATTGGCTAGATGGCATCAAAGGAGATATTTATGAATAG
- a CDS encoding ISL3 family transposase, which translates to MEQLHFITKLLDIKDPNIQFMDIINRDTHKEIIAKLDYDSPSCPECGSQMKKYDFQKPSKIPYLETTGMPTRILLRKRRFKCYQCSKIAVAETPLIKKNHQIPRIINQKIAQKLIEKTSMTDIAHQLSISTSTVIRKLNDFNFKHDFSRLPEIMSWDEYAFTKGKMSFIAQDFDNLNIITVLEGRTQAIIRNHFLRYDRAVRCQVKIITMDMFSPYYDISRKLFPNAKIVLDRFHIAQHLSRAMSRVRVQIMNQFERKSHEYKAIKRYWKLIQQDSRKLSDKRFYRPTFRMHLTNKEILDKLLSYSEDLKHHYNLYQLLLFHFQNKEPDKFFGLIEDNLKQVHPLFHTVFKTFLKDKEKIVNALQLPYSNAKLEATNNLIKLIKRNAFGFRNFENFKKRIFIALNIKKERTKSVLSRS; encoded by the coding sequence ATGGAACAATTACATTTTATCACAAAACTGCTCGATATCAAAGACCCTAATATCCAATTTATGGATATCATCAATAGGGATACTCACAAAGAAATCATCGCTAAACTGGACTACGACTCTCCATCTTGTCCTGAGTGTGGAAGTCAAATGAAGAAATATGATTTTCAAAAACCGTCTAAGATTCCTTACCTCGAAACGACTGGTATGCCTACTAGAATCCTCCTTAGAAAACGCCGTTTTAAGTGCTATCAGTGCTCGAAAATAGCGGTCGCTGAGACTCCTCTAATAAAGAAAAATCATCAAATCCCTCGTATCATCAACCAAAAAATTGCTCAAAAGCTGATTGAAAAAACTTCTATGACCGATATTGCCCATCAGCTTTCCATTTCAACTTCAACTGTCATTCGAAAGCTCAATGATTTCAACTTTAAGCATGATTTTTCTCGTCTTCCTGAGATTATGTCTTGGGACGAGTATGCCTTCACTAAGGGAAAGATGAGTTTCATTGCGCAAGATTTTGATAATCTCAACATTATCACTGTTCTTGAAGGCAGAACACAAGCTATCATCCGAAATCACTTTCTGCGCTACGATAGAGCCGTTCGTTGTCAGGTGAAAATCATTACTATGGATATGTTTAGCCCCTACTACGATATTTCCAGAAAACTTTTTCCTAACGCTAAAATCGTTCTCGACCGCTTTCACATTGCCCAACATCTCAGCCGTGCTATGAGTCGTGTGCGTGTCCAAATTATGAATCAGTTTGAGCGAAAATCCCATGAATACAAGGCTATCAAGCGTTACTGGAAGCTCATTCAACAGGATAGTCGTAAATTGAGTGATAAACGTTTCTATCGCCCTACTTTTCGCATGCATCTAACCAACAAAGAGATTCTAGATAAGCTTTTGAGCTATTCAGAAGACTTGAAACACCACTACAATCTCTATCAGCTCTTACTTTTTCACTTCCAGAACAAGGAACCTGACAAATTCTTCGGACTTATTGAGGACAATCTAAAGCAGGTTCATCCTCTTTTTCACACTGTCTTTAAAACCTTCCTCAAGGACAAAGAAAAGATTGTCAATGCTCTTCAACTACCTTATTCTAATGCCAAATTAGAAGCGACTAATAATCTCATTAAACTTATCAAACGAAATGCATTTGGTTTTCGGAACTTTGAAAACTTCAAAAAACGGATTTTTATCGCTCTCAATATCAAAAAAGAAAGGACGAAATCCGTCCTTTCTAGATCTTAG
- the thiE gene encoding thiamine phosphate synthase produces MNREALRLYLVTNRYQDSLESFLEKVETACRSGVTIVQLREKNLTTNQYYQLAKQVKEITDAYQVPLIIDDRLDVCLAVDAAGLHIGDDELPVPVARQVLGPDKILGVTAKTVKRALEAEEGGANYLGTGAIFPTTTKENAPITLISTLKTICQRVAIPVVAIGGLTSENIDQLIDTGIAGVAVVRDLMQAEDIEAKTQAFLTKLDDIIS; encoded by the coding sequence ATGAATAGAGAAGCACTTAGACTGTATCTGGTAACTAATCGCTACCAAGATTCCTTGGAAAGTTTTCTTGAAAAGGTTGAGACGGCTTGCCGTTCAGGGGTTACCATAGTCCAATTACGAGAAAAAAACCTCACCACCAACCAATACTATCAGCTGGCAAAACAAGTCAAGGAAATAACAGATGCCTATCAGGTACCCCTGATCATCGATGATCGTTTGGATGTCTGTCTTGCAGTTGATGCTGCTGGTTTGCATATCGGAGACGATGAATTACCAGTTCCGGTTGCCCGACAAGTCTTGGGCCCTGACAAAATACTTGGTGTCACAGCTAAAACTGTAAAAAGAGCCCTTGAGGCAGAAGAAGGAGGGGCGAATTACTTGGGAACAGGAGCCATTTTCCCGACTACGACCAAGGAAAATGCACCTATCACCCTGATTTCAACCTTGAAGACAATTTGCCAAAGGGTCGCCATTCCAGTAGTTGCTATTGGAGGATTGACTTCAGAGAACATTGACCAGCTTATTGACACTGGTATAGCTGGTGTAGCTGTAGTGCGTGATCTAATGCAAGCAGAAGATATAGAGGCAAAAACGCAAGCTTTTTTAACAAAGCTGGATGATATTATTTCCTAA
- a CDS encoding energy-coupling factor transporter transmembrane component T, giving the protein MVKVATQTPIISLFLLILSLETSFIPSIALNLSVVAFCILFMLYYRRFKVLAWMILLAILPSLANYWAVQLHGDASQAVMLGTRAFVTVCIGLVFVSSISLKELLLYLAQKGLSRSWAYALIVVFNSFPLIQQEIKSLKEACLLRGQELHFWSPLIYSKVLMTVFRWRHLYLRALSAHGYDEHAQVENRYRIFYISKKTKLIYLLFFLLLQTSLFL; this is encoded by the coding sequence ATGGTCAAAGTAGCAACCCAGACACCGATTATCAGTCTCTTCTTGCTGATTTTATCCTTGGAAACATCTTTCATTCCTTCGATTGCTCTGAATCTTTCGGTAGTCGCATTTTGTATTCTCTTTATGCTCTATTACCGTCGATTTAAAGTATTGGCTTGGATGATTCTGCTCGCCATTTTGCCATCTTTGGCCAACTACTGGGCAGTTCAGTTACACGGAGATGCTTCGCAGGCAGTCATGCTTGGAACGAGGGCCTTTGTGACAGTTTGTATCGGCCTTGTCTTTGTTTCCTCTATTTCCTTAAAAGAGCTTCTCTTGTACTTGGCTCAAAAGGGGTTATCACGCTCTTGGGCTTATGCCTTGATTGTGGTATTCAATTCCTTTCCCCTTATTCAGCAAGAAATCAAGTCCCTCAAGGAAGCTTGCTTATTACGTGGTCAAGAACTGCACTTTTGGTCGCCCTTGATTTACAGTAAGGTTTTGATGACGGTCTTTAGATGGCGCCATCTTTACCTGAGAGCTCTATCAGCGCATGGATATGACGAACATGCACAGGTGGAGAATCGCTATCGGATCTTTTATATTTCTAAAAAAACAAAATTAATCTACCTGCTGTTCTTTTTATTACTTCAAACCAGTCTATTTTTATAA
- the spxB gene encoding pyruvate oxidase, whose product MTQGKITASAAMLNVLKTWGVDTIYGIPSGTLSSLMDALAEDKDIRFLQVRHEETGALAAVMQAKFGGSIGVAVGSGGPGATHLINGVYDAAMDNTPFLAILGSRPVNELNMDAFQELNQNPMYNGIAVYNKRVAYAEQLPKVIDEACRAAVSKKGPAVVEIPVNFGFQEIDENSYYGSGSYERSFIAPALNEVEIDKAVEILNNAERPVIYAGYGGVKAGEVITELSRKIKAPIITTGKNFEAFEWNYEGLTGSAYRVGWKPANEVVFEADTVLFLGSNFPFAEVYEAFKNTEKFIQVDIDPYKLGKRHALDASILGDAGQAAKAILDKVNPVESTPWWRANVKNNQNWRDYMNKLEGKTEGELQLYQVYNAINKHADQDAIYSIDVGDTTQTSTRHLHMTPKNMWRTSPLFATMGIALPGGIAAKKDNPDRQVWNIMGDGAFNMCYPDVITNVQYDLPVINVVFSNGKYAFIKDKYEDTNKHLFGCDFPNADYAKIAEAQGAVGFTVDRIEDIDAVVAEAVKLSKEGKTVVIDARITEHRPLPVEVLELDPKLHSEEAIKAFKEKYEAEELVPFRLFLEEEGLQSRAIK is encoded by the coding sequence ATGACTCAAGGGAAAATTACTGCATCTGCAGCAATGCTTAATGTATTGAAAACATGGGGCGTAGACACAATCTACGGTATCCCATCAGGAACACTCAGCTCATTGATGGATGCTTTGGCTGAAGACAAAGATATCCGTTTCTTGCAAGTTCGCCACGAAGAAACAGGTGCTCTTGCAGCGGTTATGCAAGCTAAATTCGGCGGCTCAATCGGGGTTGCAGTTGGTTCAGGTGGTCCAGGTGCGACTCACTTGATTAACGGTGTTTACGATGCAGCTATGGATAACACTCCATTCCTAGCAATCCTTGGATCACGTCCAGTTAACGAACTCAACATGGATGCTTTCCAAGAATTGAACCAAAACCCAATGTACAATGGTATCGCTGTATATAACAAACGTGTAGCTTACGCTGAGCAATTGCCAAAAGTTATTGACGAAGCTTGCCGTGCTGCAGTTTCTAAAAAAGGTCCAGCTGTTGTTGAAATCCCAGTAAACTTCGGTTTCCAAGAAATCGACGAAAACTCATACTATGGATCAGGTTCATACGAGCGTTCATTCATCGCTCCTGCTTTGAACGAAGTTGAAATCGACAAAGCTGTTGAAATCTTGAACAATGCTGAACGTCCAGTTATCTATGCTGGTTACGGTGGTGTGAAAGCTGGTGAAGTGATTACTGAATTGTCACGTAAAATCAAAGCACCAATCATCACAACTGGTAAAAACTTTGAAGCTTTCGAATGGAACTATGAAGGTTTGACAGGTTCTGCTTACCGTGTTGGTTGGAAACCAGCCAACGAAGTGGTCTTTGAAGCAGACACAGTTCTTTTCCTTGGTTCAAACTTCCCATTTGCTGAAGTTTATGAAGCATTCAAGAACACTGAAAAATTCATCCAAGTTGATATTGACCCTTACAAACTTGGTAAACGTCACGCCCTTGACGCTTCAATCCTTGGTGACGCAGGTCAAGCAGCGAAAGCAATCCTTGACAAAGTGAATCCAGTTGAATCAACTCCATGGTGGCGTGCAAACGTTAAGAACAACCAAAACTGGCGTGATTACATGAACAAACTCGAAGGTAAAACTGAGGGTGAATTGCAATTGTATCAAGTTTACAATGCAATCAACAAACATGCTGATCAAGACGCTATCTACTCAATCGACGTAGGTGACACTACTCAAACATCTACTCGTCACCTTCACATGACACCTAAGAACATGTGGCGTACATCTCCACTCTTTGCGACAATGGGTATTGCCCTTCCTGGTGGTATCGCTGCTAAGAAAGACAATCCAGATCGCCAAGTATGGAACATCATGGGTGACGGTGCATTCAACATGTGCTACCCAGACGTTATCACAAACGTTCAATATGACCTTCCAGTTATCAACGTTGTCTTCTCAAATGGTAAATATGCCTTCATCAAGGACAAATACGAAGACACAAACAAACACTTGTTTGGTTGTGACTTCCCTAATGCTGACTATGCGAAAATCGCTGAAGCTCAAGGAGCTGTTGGATTTACAGTTGACCGTATCGAAGACATCGATGCAGTTGTTGCAGAAGCTGTTAAATTGAGCAAAGAAGGTAAAACTGTTGTTATCGATGCTCGCATCACTGAACACCGTCCACTTCCAGTAGAAGTACTTGAATTGGATCCAAAACTTCACTCAGAAGAAGCAATCAAAGCCTTCAAGGAAAAATACGAAGCAGAAGAACTCGTACCATTCCGCCTCTTCTTGGAAGAAGAAGGTTTGCAATCACGCGCAATTAAATAA
- a CDS encoding heavy metal translocating P-type ATPase: MTEIVKASLENGVQKIRITADKGYHPAHIQLQKGIPAEITFHRTTPSNCYKEILFEEEGILEPIGVDEEKVIRFTPQELGQHDFSCGMKMQKGSYTVVEKTRKSLSLLQRFWITSIFTVPLVILMIGMSTGGISHQVMRWGTFLATTPIMLVAGGPYIQSAWASFKKHNANMDTLVALGTLVAYFYSLVALFAGLPVYFESAAFIFFFVLMGAVFEEKMRKNTSQAVEKLLDLQAKTAEVMREDNYVQVPLEQVKVGDLIRVRPGEKIAVDGVVVEGISSIDESMVTGESLPVDKTVGDTVIGSTINNSGTLVFRAEKVGSETVLAQIVDFVKKAQTSRAPIQDLTDKISGIFVPAVVILGIVTFWVWFVLLRDSVVVLGASFVSSLLYGVAVLIIACPCALGLATPTALMVGTGRSAKMGVLLKNGTVLQEIQKVQTIVFDKTGTLTEGKPVVTDIIGDEVEVLGLAASLEEASQHPLAEAVVKRASEAGLELQTVENFQALHGKGVSGQINGKQVLLGNAKMLDGMNISSTYQEKLEELEKEAKTVVFLAVENEIKGLLALQDIPKENAKLAISQLKKRGLKTVMLTGDNAGVARAIADQIGIEEVIAGVLPEEKAHEIHKLQAAGKVAFVGDGINDAPALSVADVGIAMGAGTDIAIESADLVLTTNNLLGVVRAFDMSKKTFNRILLNLFWAFIYNVAGIPIAAGVFSGVGLALNPELAGLAMAFSSVSVLTSSLLLNFSKID, from the coding sequence ATGACTGAAATTGTAAAAGCAAGTCTTGAAAATGGTGTTCAAAAAATCCGTATCACGGCAGACAAAGGCTACCATCCAGCTCATATACAGCTTCAAAAAGGGATTCCAGCTGAGATCACCTTTCATCGTACTACTCCTTCAAACTGTTATAAGGAAATTCTGTTTGAAGAAGAAGGCATCTTAGAACCAATCGGCGTAGACGAAGAGAAAGTCATTCGTTTTACACCTCAAGAATTAGGTCAACATGATTTTTCTTGTGGTATGAAGATGCAAAAGGGAAGTTATACAGTTGTTGAGAAGACTCGAAAATCTCTATCACTTTTACAGCGTTTTTGGATTACTAGTATCTTTACTGTGCCTCTTGTAATCCTCATGATTGGGATGTCGACAGGAGGAATTAGTCACCAAGTCATGCGTTGGGGCACCTTTTTAGCCACAACACCGATTATGCTAGTAGCAGGTGGTCCTTATATCCAAAGTGCTTGGGCTAGTTTTAAAAAGCACAATGCCAACATGGATACCTTGGTTGCTCTGGGAACCCTAGTGGCCTATTTCTATAGCCTAGTCGCCCTCTTCGCTGGCCTCCCCGTTTACTTTGAAAGTGCTGCCTTTATCTTCTTCTTCGTTCTTATGGGAGCCGTTTTTGAGGAGAAAATGCGGAAAAATACTTCCCAAGCTGTGGAGAAATTACTTGACTTGCAGGCTAAAACTGCAGAAGTCATGCGTGAGGATAACTATGTTCAAGTCCCTTTGGAGCAAGTCAAGGTAGGTGACCTGATTCGAGTGCGTCCCGGTGAAAAGATTGCGGTTGATGGTGTCGTAGTAGAAGGTATCTCTAGTATTGATGAGTCTATGGTGACAGGTGAGAGTCTGCCTGTGGACAAGACAGTTGGAGATACCGTCATTGGTTCAACCATCAATAATAGTGGAACACTTGTTTTTAGAGCAGAAAAAGTTGGTTCAGAGACTGTTTTGGCTCAGATTGTGGATTTTGTGAAGAAAGCTCAGACAAGTCGTGCGCCGATTCAGGACTTGACGGATAAGATTTCAGGGATTTTTGTCCCAGCAGTTGTCATTTTAGGGATTGTGACCTTTTGGGTTTGGTTCGTCTTGCTCAGGGATAGTGTAGTTGTGCTTGGAGCGAGCTTTGTGTCTTCGCTTCTCTATGGAGTAGCAGTTCTGATTATTGCCTGCCCTTGTGCATTGGGACTTGCAACACCGACGGCCCTTATGGTGGGGACAGGTCGCAGTGCCAAGATGGGAGTTCTCCTCAAAAATGGAACTGTTCTACAGGAAATCCAGAAAGTTCAAACTATCGTCTTTGATAAGACCGGAACTTTGACTGAAGGGAAACCTGTGGTCACAGATATCATCGGCGACGAAGTAGAAGTGCTTGGATTGGCAGCTTCCTTGGAAGAAGCTTCTCAACACCCACTGGCTGAAGCCGTTGTGAAACGAGCGAGTGAAGCTGGACTTGAGCTTCAAACTGTTGAAAATTTCCAAGCCTTGCACGGAAAAGGTGTCTCAGGGCAAATCAATGGAAAACAAGTTCTGCTTGGAAATGCTAAAATGCTGGATGGCATGAACATTTCTAGCACTTATCAAGAAAAACTAGAAGAACTGGAAAAAGAAGCTAAGACAGTTGTGTTCTTGGCTGTTGAGAATGAAATCAAAGGCTTGCTTGCTCTGCAAGATATTCCTAAGGAAAATGCTAAGCTTGCCATCAGTCAGTTGAAAAAACGAGGTCTTAAAACAGTCATGCTGACAGGAGACAATGCTGGTGTGGCGCGTGCTATTGCAGATCAAATCGGAATCGAAGAGGTAATTGCAGGTGTCTTGCCAGAAGAAAAAGCTCATGAAATCCATAAACTACAAGCGGCTGGCAAAGTAGCCTTTGTTGGGGACGGTATCAATGACGCTCCTGCCCTTAGTGTAGCAGATGTGGGGATTGCTATGGGAGCTGGAACGGATATCGCTATCGAGTCAGCAGATTTAGTGTTGACAACCAATAACCTCCTAGGCGTGGTTCGTGCCTTTGACATGAGTAAGAAAACCTTTAATCGAATTCTGCTCAATCTTTTCTGGGCCTTTATCTACAATGTCGCCGGAATTCCGATTGCAGCAGGAGTCTTTTCTGGTGTTGGACTGGCCCTCAATCCAGAACTGGCAGGTCTAGCTATGGCCTTTAGTTCTGTATCTGTGCTGACCAGTTCACTCTTACTAAACTTTAGTAAAATAGATTAA
- a CDS encoding cupredoxin domain-containing protein encodes MLNSIVTIICIALIAFILFWFFKKPEKSGQKAQQKKGYQEIRVEVMGGYTPELIILKKSVPARIVFDRKDPSPCLDQIVFPDFGVHADLPMGEEYVVEITPEQAGEYGFSCGMNMMHGKMIVE; translated from the coding sequence ATGTTAAATAGTATTGTAACCATTATTTGTATTGCCCTTATCGCCTTTATCTTGTTTTGGTTTTTCAAAAAGCCTGAAAAATCTGGACAAAAGGCCCAGCAAAAAAAGGGCTACCAAGAGATTCGAGTGGAAGTCATGGGGGGCTATACGCCTGAGTTGATTATCCTCAAGAAATCAGTGCCAGCCCGCATTGTCTTTGACCGCAAGGATCCTTCACCCTGTCTGGACCAAATTGTTTTTCCAGATTTTGGTGTACATGCGGACCTGCCAATGGGTGAAGAGTATGTAGTGGAAATCACGCCTGAGCAGGCTGGAGAGTATGGTTTCTCTTGTGGCATGAATATGATGCACGGCAAGATGATTGTAGAATAG
- a CDS encoding CopY/TcrY family copper transport repressor: MQISDAEWQVMKIIWMQGEQTSSDLIRVLAERFDWSKSTIQTLLARLVEKECLTRKKEGKSFVYSALLTLDQSRDLLVQDIKDKVCSRRIKNLLADLIAECDFTQADLEDLEAVISKKKSSAVTEVKCNCM, from the coding sequence ATGCAGATTTCAGATGCAGAATGGCAGGTCATGAAGATTATTTGGATGCAAGGAGAGCAGACTAGTTCAGATTTGATTAGGGTTCTGGCGGAGCGGTTCGACTGGTCCAAGTCGACCATTCAAACTCTTTTGGCTCGTTTGGTTGAGAAAGAATGCCTGACTCGGAAAAAAGAAGGCAAGTCCTTTGTTTATTCAGCACTTTTAACTTTGGATCAAAGTCGGGATTTGCTTGTCCAAGATATCAAAGACAAGGTTTGTTCCCGTAGGATTAAGAACTTGTTGGCTGATTTGATTGCTGAATGTGATTTTACTCAGGCTGACTTGGAAGACTTAGAAGCTGTGATTTCTAAGAAGAAATCAAGTGCTGTAACAGAAGTAAAATGTAATTGTATGTAA
- the thiW gene encoding energy coupling factor transporter S component ThiW gives MRKHQLQVHKLTILSMMIALDVVLTPIFRIEGMAPMSSVVNILAGIMMGPVYALAMATVTAFIRMTTQGIPPLALTGATFGALLAGLFYKYGRKFYFSALGEILGTGIIGSIVSYPVMVLFTGSAAKLSWFIYTPRFFGATLIGTAISFIAFRFLIKQEFFKKVQGYFFGERID, from the coding sequence ATGAGAAAGCACCAATTACAAGTTCACAAATTAACCATTTTATCCATGATGATTGCCCTTGATGTAGTCCTTACGCCTATCTTTCGGATTGAGGGAATGGCACCGATGTCCAGTGTAGTCAATATTCTAGCTGGAATCATGATGGGACCTGTTTATGCCTTGGCTATGGCTACAGTGACAGCCTTTATCCGTATGACGACTCAAGGGATTCCACCTTTAGCTCTTACAGGAGCGACTTTTGGAGCCCTTTTAGCAGGTCTCTTTTATAAGTATGGTCGAAAATTTTACTTTTCTGCCTTGGGAGAAATTTTGGGAACAGGTATTATTGGTTCTATTGTTTCCTATCCTGTTATGGTACTCTTTACAGGATCGGCCGCTAAGCTTAGCTGGTTTATCTACACTCCTCGATTTTTCGGAGCAACCTTGATTGGTACAGCGATTTCCTTTATTGCCTTTCGATTTTTAATCAAGCAGGAATTCTTTAAAAAAGTGCAGGGATATTTCTTTGGTGAAAGGATAGACTGA
- a CDS encoding VOC family protein — MNLNQLDIIVSDVPQVCVDLERILDKKSDYVDDSFAQFTIGSHCLMLSQNHLIPLEDFQSGIILHIEVEDVDQNYKRLNELGIQVLNGPTVTDWGTESLLVKGPAGLVIDFYRMK; from the coding sequence ATGAATTTAAATCAATTAGATATTATCGTTTCCGATGTTCCCCAAGTCTGTGTTGACTTGGAGCGTATTTTGGATAAAAAATCCGATTATGTTGATGACAGTTTTGCTCAATTTACGATTGGCAGTCACTGTCTGATGTTGTCCCAAAATCATTTGATTCCTTTGGAAGATTTTCAGTCAGGAATCATTCTTCATATCGAGGTTGAGGATGTAGACCAGAACTACAAACGGTTGAACGAGCTTGGTATCCAGGTTTTAAACGGTCCAACTGTAACCGATTGGGGAACAGAGTCCTTGTTAGTTAAAGGTCCAGCTGGTCTAGTGATTGATTTTTATCGTATGAAATAA
- the tenA gene encoding thiaminase II, translating into MEFTDIAMELSKEAWQASFHHPFVLQLQEGNLDPSIFRYYLIQDAYYLKAFSEAYHLLADKTSNQEMKRLLKQNAQSLVEGELFIRQQFFKELEISDQEMEQHPIAPTCYHYISHIYRQFAEPNLGIAFASLLPCPWLYHDIGKSLNLKPSPNPLYQQWIETYITDELEQQIREEGVLVNQLYRESDETDKKKMLDAFHISVHMEAKFWEMAYQHQTWKSDLQSLETGEE; encoded by the coding sequence ATGGAATTTACAGATATTGCGATGGAATTATCCAAGGAAGCTTGGCAGGCTTCCTTTCATCACCCCTTTGTTTTACAGTTGCAAGAGGGTAATTTAGACCCGTCCATCTTTCGCTATTACTTGATTCAGGATGCCTACTATTTGAAGGCCTTCTCAGAAGCCTATCACCTCTTGGCTGATAAGACTTCAAATCAAGAGATGAAAAGACTCTTGAAACAAAATGCTCAGAGTCTAGTGGAAGGTGAGTTATTTATCCGCCAACAATTTTTCAAGGAATTGGAAATCAGCGATCAGGAAATGGAGCAACATCCAATCGCTCCAACCTGCTATCATTATATCTCTCACATTTATCGTCAATTTGCAGAGCCAAACTTGGGCATTGCTTTTGCGAGCTTGCTGCCTTGTCCTTGGTTATACCATGATATAGGCAAATCACTTAATCTTAAACCATCACCAAATCCTCTCTACCAACAATGGATTGAAACTTATATTACGGATGAGTTGGAGCAGCAGATCAGAGAGGAGGGAGTGCTGGTCAATCAACTCTATCGAGAAAGTGACGAGACAGACAAGAAAAAAATGCTAGATGCCTTCCACATTAGTGTTCATATGGAAGCTAAGTTTTGGGAAATGGCCTATCAACACCAAACCTGGAAGAGCGATTTACAGTCTTTAGAAACAGGAGAAGAATAG